A single window of [Chlorobium] sp. 445 DNA harbors:
- a CDS encoding superoxide dismutase [Fe] (SodB; iron binding; present under aerobic and anaerobic conditions; destroys free radicals) — translation MPFTLPDLPYPKDALEPHLSARTFEFHYGKHHQAYVTNLNNLLPGSEFENASLEEIVMKTAKDASKAAFFNNAAQVWNHTFYWNCMKPNGGGEPTGALMDKIKEDFGDFGKFKEAFKQAGVTQFGSGWAWLVLDNGKLAVTKTPNAEVPLTEGKKPLLTMDVWEHAYYIDYQNRRPDYAQTFIDKLINWDFVSENFAAAMK, via the coding sequence ATGCCATTCACGCTTCCTGACTTACCCTATCCAAAAGATGCACTTGAGCCACATCTTTCAGCACGCACATTTGAATTTCACTACGGCAAGCATCATCAAGCCTATGTAACTAACCTGAACAATCTGCTGCCGGGCTCAGAATTTGAAAATGCGTCGCTCGAAGAGATTGTGATGAAAACCGCTAAAGATGCATCAAAAGCTGCATTTTTCAACAATGCTGCACAAGTGTGGAATCATACCTTCTACTGGAACTGCATGAAGCCAAACGGCGGAGGTGAGCCCACAGGCGCCTTGATGGATAAAATCAAAGAAGACTTCGGGGATTTCGGCAAGTTCAAAGAGGCTTTCAAACAAGCAGGCGTGACACAATTTGGTTCGGGCTGGGCATGGCTGGTTTTAGATAATGGCAAACTTGCCGTAACCAAAACCCCAAATGCCGAAGTGCCACTGACCGAAGGTAAAAAGCCGCTGCTCACGATGGACGTATGGGAACATGCTTACTACATTGACTACCAAAACCGTCGTCCCGACTACGCGCAAACCTTTATTGACAAACTTATCAACTGGGATTTCGTGAGTGAGAACTTCGCTGCAGCGATGAAGTAA